A single Eubalaena glacialis isolate mEubGla1 chromosome 18, mEubGla1.1.hap2.+ XY, whole genome shotgun sequence DNA region contains:
- the LOC133079077 gene encoding zinc finger protein 154-like: MAAAALRNLRQGSVTFEDVAVYFSWEEWNLLDDAQRCLYHNVMLENLALITSLGCWHGAEHEEAPPEQSISVHRRSQVSTPKAGVSTQKAHFCEICGPDLGDILHLTEHQRQKLYDIGAWEQQLYFSAKLQHQKQNIGEKCFRSNMDRASFMKDCKFFVSGKSLSRGESTHTREKSNKGTECGAAFHRGETHYNSGECTEDFSCKHMLFQHQRVPTREKCYMCSECGKSFSKSYSLNDHWRVHTGEKPYECGECGKTFRQSSSLIQHRRVHTGARPHECEECGKLFSNKSNLIKHRRIHTGERPYECSECGKSFSESSALLQHRSVHTGERPYECSECGKFFTYHSSLIKHQRVHSGSRPYECSECGKSFTQNSSLIEHRRVHSGERPYKCSECGKSFSQSSALLQHRRVHTGERPYECSECGKFFTYSSSLLKHQRVHTGSRPYECSECGKSFTQNSSLIKHRRIHTGEKPYECSECGKSFSHSSSLIKHRRVHTG; this comes from the exons atggcggcggcggcgctgAGGAACCTGCGTCAG GGCAGTGTGACCTTTGAGGATGTGGCCGTGTACTTCTCCTGGGAGGAATGGAATCTCCTTGATGATGCTCAGAGATGCCTGTACCACAACGTGATGCTGGAGAACTTGGCACTTATAACTTCCTTGG GTTGTTGGCATGGAGCAGAGCATGAAGAGGCACCTCCTGAACAGAGCATTTCTGTACATAGAAGGTCACAGGTCAGTACTCCCAAGGCAGGTGTGTCCACCCAAAAGGCCCATTTTTGTGAGATATGCGGCCCGGACTTGGGAGACATTTTGCACTTGACTGAGCATCAGAGGCAGAAACTGTACGATATTGGGGCATGGGAGCAGCAATTGTATTTCAGTGCAAAACTTCAGCACCAAAAGCAGAACATTGGAGAGAAATGCTTCAGAAGCAACATGGACAGAGCCTCATTTATGAAAGACTGCAAATTTTTTgtgtcagggaagtccctttcccgTGGGGAGTCCACACACACCAGGGAGAAGTCAAACAAGGGAACTGAGTGTGGAGCTGCCTTTCACAGGGGGGAAACTCATTATAACTCTGGAGAATGTACTGAAGACTTTAGTTGCAAACACATGCTTTTTCAGCACCAAAGAGTCCCCACTAGAGAAAAATGCTACATGTGCAGcgaatgtgggaaatcttttagCAAAAGCTACAGCCTCAATGACCATTGGAGAGTTCATACTGGGGAAAAGCCTTATGAGTGTGGGGAATGTGGGAAAACCTTTAGGCAAAGCTCTAGCCTCATTCAACACCGGAGAGTTCACACTGGAGCGAGGCCTCATGAGTGTGAAGAATGTGGAAAATTATTTAGCAACAAATCCAACCTCATTAAACATCGGAGAATTCATACTGGGGAAAGGCCATATGAGtgtagtgaatgtgggaaatcctttagCGAAAGCTCTGCACTCCTTCAACACCGGAGtgttcacactggagaaaggccttatgagtgcagtgagTGTGGGAAATTCTTTACCTACCACTCCAGTCTCATAAAACACCAGAGAGTTCACTCTGGATCAAGGCCCTACGAGTGCAGTGAGTGCGGAAAATCCTTTACTCAAAACTCTAGCCTCATTGAACACCGTAGAGTTCATagtggagaaaggccttataAGTGCAGcgaatgtgggaaatcttttagCCAGAGCTCTGCACTTCTGCAACATCGgagagttcacactggagaaaggccttatgagtgcagcgAGTGTGGGAAATTCTTTACTTACAGCTCCAGTCTCTTGAAACACCAGAGAGTTCACACTGGATCAAGGCCTTATGAatgtagtgaatgtgggaaatcctttaCTCAAAACTCCAGCCTCATTAAACACAggagaattcacactggagaaaagccTTATGAGTGCAGcgaatgtgggaaatcttttagCCATAGCTCCAGCCTCATTAAACACCGAAGAGTTCACACTGGTTAA